One region of Roseovarius faecimaris genomic DNA includes:
- a CDS encoding alpha/beta hydrolase, protein MTRVLQSGRKEPQSGTTRSVVVFLHGYGANGADLLGLADVLGEHLPDTLFVAPDAPETIPGMFGGYQWFPIPWIDGSSEEEAERGLMAAAEDLDAYLDALMVDEDVLPEQVVLFGFSQGTMMALHVAPRREDAVAGIVAFSGRLLSPDLLKDEVKVRPPVLLVHGDMDDVVPPQSLPQAAEALQGAGWDEVYAHVMKGTAHGIAPDGLQVALAFMRDKLGF, encoded by the coding sequence ATGACGCGCGTTTTGCAATCCGGCCGGAAAGAGCCGCAGTCGGGCACGACCCGATCGGTCGTGGTGTTCCTGCATGGCTATGGCGCCAACGGGGCCGATTTGCTGGGGCTGGCGGATGTTCTGGGCGAGCATTTGCCCGACACGCTTTTCGTGGCGCCCGATGCGCCGGAAACGATCCCGGGGATGTTCGGCGGCTATCAGTGGTTTCCGATCCCCTGGATCGACGGGTCGTCCGAGGAAGAGGCCGAGCGCGGCCTGATGGCGGCGGCGGAAGACCTTGACGCCTATCTCGACGCGCTGATGGTGGATGAGGATGTCCTGCCGGAACAGGTTGTTTTGTTTGGGTTTTCCCAAGGCACGATGATGGCGTTGCATGTCGCCCCGCGCCGGGAAGATGCGGTGGCGGGGATCGTGGCCTTCTCGGGGCGGCTCTTGTCGCCCGATCTGTTGAAGGACGAGGTGAAGGTACGCCCGCCCGTCCTGCTGGTGCATGGGGATATGGATGATGTCGTTCCGCCGCAATCCCTGCCGCAGGCGGCGGAGGCGTTGCAGGGCGCGGGCTGGGACGAGGTCTATGCCCATGTGATGAAGGGCACAGCGCATGGCATCGCGCCGGACGGGTTGCAGGTGGCGCTGGCCTTCATGCGCGACAAGCTGGGGTTCTGA